The following are encoded together in the Triticum dicoccoides isolate Atlit2015 ecotype Zavitan chromosome 6B, WEW_v2.0, whole genome shotgun sequence genome:
- the LOC119326757 gene encoding NAC domain-containing protein 7-like → MDTFSHVPPGFRFHPTDEELVDYYLRKKVASKKIDLDVIKDVDLYKIEPWDLQDKCKIGMEEQNDWYFFSHKDKKYPTGTRTNRATSAGFWKATGRDKPIYTNNCLVGMRKTLVFYKGRAPNGQKSDWIMHEYRLETNENGATPEEGWVVCRVFKKRVATVRRMADMNSPCWFDDHGAGGGFMPDLDSPRQLGYQHQNLAAYHSQPQQQQHLYHCKPELEYHHLLPQEAFMQQLPLLESPKPTAYIGHGSSSSVPSSISNHPLAHDGASRFAAHQPPMDHALYTGDSSATDWRLLDKFVASQLFSHDGTNPKEQATHPNPAMQVFQVENKHDQALDYASTSAGGSGGGSAHLWK, encoded by the exons ATGGACACTTTCTCCCATGTTCCACCGGGTTTCCGGTTTCATCCTACTGACGAGGAGCTCGTTGATTATTACTTGAGGAAGAAGGTGGCATCAAAGAAGATTGACCTGGACGTCATAAAGGACGTTGATTTGTACAAAATCGAGCCATGGGATCTCCAAG ACAAGTGCAAGATCGGTATGGAGGAGCAGAACGACTGGTACTTCTTCAGCCACAAGGACAAGAAGTACCCAACGGGCACCCGCACCAACAGGGCGACGAGCGCGGGGTTCTGGAAGGCGACGGGGAGGGACAAACCCATCTACACCAACAACTGCCTCGTCGGGATGAGGAAGACGCTCGTCTTCTACAAGGGCCGTGCGCCCAACGGCCAGAAGTCGGACTGGATCATGCATGAGTACCGCCTCGAGACCAACGAGAACGGAGCCACGCCC GAGGAAGGATGGGTGGTCTGCCGGGTGTTCAAGAAGCGAGTCGCAACGGTGCGGAGGATGGCAGATATGAACTCGCCTTGCTGGTTCGACGACCATGGCGCTGGCGGTGGGTTCATGCCGGATCTCGACTCGCCGAGGCAGCTCGGGTACCAGCACCAGAACTTGGCGGCGTACCACAGccagccgcagcagcagcagcatctgtaCCACTGCAAGCCAGAGCTGGAGTACCATCACCTCCTGCCGCAGGAGGCCTTCATGCAACAGCTTCCTCTTCTGGAGAGCCCCAAGCCTACAGCCTACATTGGccacggcagcagcagcagcgtacCATCGTCAATCAGCAACCACCCCCTTGCGCACGACGGAGCCTCCAGGTTCGCAGCGCATCAACCGCCGATGGACCATGCACTTTACACCGGTGACTCGTCGGCCACGGACTGGAGgctcctcgacaagttcgtcgcgtCTCAGCTGTTCAGTCATGACGGTACCAATCCCAAGGAGCAGGCCACTCACCCCAATCCGGCTATGCAGGTGTTCCAGGTTGAGAACAAGCATGATCAGGCCTTGGACTACGCTTCAACGTCTGCCGGCGGCTCCGGCGGAGGCTCGGCTCATCTGTGGAAATAG